In one Culex quinquefasciatus strain JHB chromosome 2, VPISU_Cqui_1.0_pri_paternal, whole genome shotgun sequence genomic region, the following are encoded:
- the LOC6032949 gene encoding male-specific lethal 1 homolog → MMMENLDHVYCNTASTDVGGKDSSDQMSLFKEVKQLQSILLLHLDLIQEQSDQILAKDKLIIKLKDENEMLKHQLELVNKRMQQMKQQQQQQQQQQQQQRENNIPIRSVAVEKVYEFNSRLIPSIDPAPLREAIPEVTSTVRNIKKENISSEYDHFDSIDFGGELESEIKIENNEIEEEIFLNYSKSDDESVPSSDVPLMESRPVVELRPSSASTPVDFGASISQPLEIPASDSEYNNNVNIQFDAVDDQPDLKDLINLHDGVSKASNYNPICSSGNSSDGSLIKKSCKTLFMITKKPYITCNWKDEAITNDIERILENEAAELEVPCWSVIDDNNDSASNSSELLTENISDEVYMKRHAKFELDERRRKKWDVQRIREQKTIERLKKRHLKTDPDSEQKNIVSFYPLVDSIKYVQVTDEIPVQAFGELIPILPTSSFSLPWMAASLDATDNIPPTEFGPGPLFSAATGVPATATTSAASQPVKTKFLHRLAPNLVTQKQRFTKRIKKET, encoded by the coding sequence ATGATGATGGAAAACTTGGACCACGTCTACTGCAACACGGCGTCCACCGATGTTGGTGGGAAGGACTCTTCCGACCAGATGAGTTTATTTAAGGAGGTTAAGCAGCTTCAGTCCATTCTGCTGCTGCATTTGGACCTCATCCAGGAGCAGAGCGATCAGATTCTGGCCAAAGACAAGTTGATTATCAAGCTGAAGGATGAGAATGAAATGCTCAAGCATCAGCTGGAACTAGTCAACAAACGGATGCAGCAGAtgaagcagcagcaacagcaacaacaacaacaacagcagcagcaacgagaaaataacattccaataagAAGTGTGGCGGTGGAAAAAGTGTACGAATTTAACAGCCGGCTTATTCCGAGCATCGATCCGGCACCATTGCGTGAAGCTATTCCGGAGGTTACCAGCACCGTGAGGAACATCAAGAAGGAAAACATCTCTAGCGAGTATGACCACTTTGATTCAATTGATTTTGGCGGTGAACTTGAGTctgaaatcaaaattgaaaacaatgaaATCGAGGAGGAAATTTTTCTCAACTATTCCAAGTCGGACGACGAATCGGTTCCGTCGAGTGACGTTCCGTTGATGGAGAGCCGGCCGGTCGTGGAATTGCGTCCGTCGAGTGCTAGTACGCCGGTTGATTTTGGAGCCAGCATTTCGCAGCCGCTGGAAATCCCGGCAAGCGACTCTGAGTACAACAACAATGTAAACATCCAGTTTGACGCCGTCGACGATCAGCCGGACTTGAAGGATCTAATCAATTTGCATGATGGTGTTTCGAAAGCAAGCAACTACAATCCGATTTGTTCGTCGGGGAACTCTTCCGATGGCAGTTTGATAAAGAAGTCCTGTAAGACACTGTTTATGATCACAAAGAAGCCGTACATAACCTGCAACTGGAAGGACGAAGCCATTACGAACGACATCGAGCGGATATTGGAGAACGAAGCTGCGGAGCTGGAAGTTCCCTGCTGGTCCGTGATCGACGACAACAACGACAGTGCTTCCAACTCCAGTGAGTTGCTAACGGAGAACATTAGTGATGAGGTGTACATGAAGCGACACGCAAAATTCGAGCTGGACGAGAGACGACGCAAAAAGTGGGACGTTCAGCGCATTCGTGAGCAGAAAACGATAGAACGCTTGAAGAAGCGTCACCTCAAAACCGACCCCGACAGCGAGCAGAAGAACATCGTTTCGTTCTATCCGCTGGTCGATTCCATCAAGTACGTCCAGGTGACGGACGAAATTCCGGTGCAGGCGTTCGGTGAGCTGATTCCGATCCTGCCGACGAGCAGTTTCAGCCTGCCGTGGATGGCGGCCAGCCTGGACGCCACGGACAACATTCCGCCGACCGAGTTCGGACCAGGGCCACTGTTCAGTGCGGCAACCGGAGTTCCGGCGACGGCAACAACGTCCGCAGCTTCGCAGCCAGTCAAAACTAAATTCCTGCACCGGTTGGCCCCCAATCTGGTCACCCAAAAGCAGCGATTCACCAAGCGCATCAAGAAGGAGACATGA